Proteins from a genomic interval of Mesobacillus sp. S13:
- a CDS encoding response regulator, which yields MARILIVDDAKFMRITLTNILKKANHEIVGEAENGREAVALYRELKPDLVTMDITMPEMSGLDAVKEIKKDFKDAKIIMCSAMGQQKMVVDAIEAGAKDFIVKPFDDSQVVDSVSRVLR from the coding sequence ATGGCCAGAATTTTGATAGTTGACGACGCAAAATTTATGAGAATCACCTTAACCAATATTCTGAAGAAAGCGAATCACGAGATAGTAGGGGAAGCTGAAAATGGAAGAGAAGCAGTAGCGCTGTATCGCGAACTGAAACCCGACCTTGTGACAATGGACATTACGATGCCGGAAATGAGCGGTCTGGATGCTGTAAAAGAAATCAAGAAGGATTTCAAGGATGCAAAAATCATCATGTGCTCAGCCATGGGCCAGCAGAAAATGGTTGTGGATGCCATAGAGGCGGGTGCAAAGGATTTTATCGTTAAGCCATTCGATGATTCACAGGTAGTCGATTCGGTATCAAGAGTATTAAGATAA
- a CDS encoding CcdC family protein, which produces MNYVLASTVGAVGMAIFVTFMRMKAAKKPASAKKIILPPIFMSTGALMFIFPMFRVHSLQIIEALTVGMLFSILLIKTSKFEVRGREIFLKRSKAFAFILIGLLIVRVIAKLVLSSSFDVGELGGMFWILAFGMIVPWRVAMYVQFKKLQNELHSGTNMN; this is translated from the coding sequence ATGAATTATGTTCTGGCGTCAACCGTAGGAGCAGTTGGCATGGCCATCTTTGTGACATTCATGAGAATGAAGGCTGCCAAAAAGCCTGCCTCAGCCAAGAAAATTATCTTACCGCCAATCTTCATGAGCACTGGTGCGCTTATGTTCATTTTTCCAATGTTCCGGGTACATTCCTTACAGATCATAGAGGCACTAACAGTTGGGATGCTATTTTCGATTCTGCTTATCAAGACCTCTAAATTTGAAGTGCGAGGCAGGGAAATCTTTTTAAAGAGATCCAAGGCATTTGCCTTCATCTTAATCGGTCTGTTAATCGTACGTGTAATCGCTAAACTAGTGCTAAGCAGCTCATTCGATGTCGGTGAACTGGGCGGCATGTTCTGGATTCTCGCATTTGGAATGATCGTTCCTTGGCGAGTCGCGATGTATGTTCAATTTAAAAAGCTTCAAAATGAATTGCATAGTGGAACAAATATGAATTAA